A single window of Ananas comosus cultivar F153 linkage group 19, ASM154086v1, whole genome shotgun sequence DNA harbors:
- the LOC109724952 gene encoding MLO-like protein 15 isoform X4, translated as MSSSRDTLEYEPTWVVAAVCTVIVVISLAVERFIHYLGKFLKRKKQDALVRALEKLKEELMLLGFISLLLTVFQGLISHVCVPESFVSHMLPCEKESALPTQETYDQLGLYNGQKWNTRRLLSEVSGADYCTSKDEKPLLSLEALHQLHIFIFVLAVVHVIFSASTMVLGGAKIRQWKHWEKQIQRDIPKQDIEAAQKPASEHHEFVKERAIGFWRRSAVVSWIISFVKQFHDSVSKSDYRALRAGFIMTHWPRNPKFDFHDYMMRALEDDFKKVVGISWYLWLFVVIFLLLNINGWHTYFWLSFLPLLTTYGFDSCIMESIGYLIPRLVIGVLIQVLCSYSTLPLYAIVTQMGGTYKAVIFNESTKTPLQDWAEEVRQRKKRSSLPSLWGLFRRKHKEQSLSATEVQVVRMQSEYSGISRNFRPPADLGV; from the exons ATGTCTTCTTCCCGCGACACGCTGGAGTACGAGCCGACGTGGGTGGTCGCCGCCGTCTGCACCGTCATCGTCGTCATCTCCCTCGCCGTCGAGCGCTTCATCCATTACCTCGGAAAG TTCTTAAAGAGAAAGAAGCAAGATGCACTTGTTCGGGCTTTAGAGAAATTAAAAGAAG AGTTAATGCTTCTCGGATTCATTTCTCTTCTATTAACCGTCTTCCAAGGCCTTATTAGCCACGTTTGCGTCCCAGAAAGTTTCGTTTCTCACATGCTTCCATGTGAGAAGGAAAGCGCCCTGCCTACACAAGAAACTTATGACCAATTAGGACTTTATAATGGGCAGAAGTGGAATACAAGGAGGCTCTTGTCCGAAGTATCCGGTGCTGACTATTGCACAAGCAAG GACGAGAAACCGTTGTTATCACTTGAGGCATTACACCAACTGCATATCTTTATCTTTGTACTTGCGGTTGTCCATGTTATTTTTAGTGCTTCCACAATGGTTCTAGGAGGAGCTAAG ATTAGACAGTGGAAGCATTGGGAGAAACAAATTCAGCGGGACATCCCAAAACAGGATATAG aagCCGCACAAAAACCAGCAAGTGAACACCATGAGTTTGTCAAGGAGCGTGCAATTGGATTTTGGAGAAGGTCGGCTGTTGTAAGCTGGATC ATATCCTTCGTCAAGCAATTTCATGATTCGGTCTCGAAATCAGATTACAGAGCATTAAGAGCAGGATTCATCATG ACTCATTGGCCGCGAAATCCAAAGTTTGATTTTCACGACTACATGATGCGTGCTCTTGAGgatgattttaaaaaagttgTCGGCATAAG CTGGTATCTCTGGCTCTTTGTCGTCATCTTCCTGTTGCTGAATATAAATG GTTGGCACACATACTTTTGGTTATCGTTCTTGCCTCTTCTT ACCACCTATGGATTTGACTCGTGCATCATGGAAAGTATTGGCTATCTCATCCCCAGACTCGTTATAGG CGTGCTCATACAAGTGCTCTGCAGCTACAGTACTCTTCCTTTGTATGCCATTGTCACTCAG ATGGGCGGCACGTACAAAGCCGTGATATTCAACGAGTCCACAAAGACACCCCTGCAGGATTGGGCCGAGGAGGTGCGGCAGAGAAAGAAAAGATCCAGTCTGCCTTCTCTGTGGGGACTCTTTCGGCGGAAACACAAGGAGCAGAGTCTTTCTGCCACGGAGGTTCAGGTGGTGAGGATGCAATCGGAATACTCCGGAATTTCTCGTAACTTTCGTCCACCAGCTGATCTAGGAGTGTAA
- the LOC109724952 gene encoding MLO-like protein 13 isoform X1, with the protein MSSSRDTLEYEPTWVVAAVCTVIVVISLAVERFIHYLGKFLKRKKQDALVRALEKLKEELMLLGFISLLLTVFQGLISHVCVPESFVSHMLPCEKESALPTQETYDQLGLYNGQKWNTRRLLSEVSGADYCTSKDEKPLLSLEALHQLHIFIFVLAVVHVIFSASTMVLGGAKIRQWKHWEKQIQRDIPKQDIEAAQKPASEHHEFVKERAIGFWRRSAVVSWIISFVKQFHDSVSKSDYRALRAGFIMTHWPRNPKFDFHDYMMRALEDDFKKVVGISWYLWLFVVIFLLLNINGWHTYFWLSFLPLLLLLIVGAKLEHIITRLAQEVAEKLNDKTHDALGVRVRPSDEHFWFQRPRIALYLIHFILFQNSFEIAFFFWIWTTYGFDSCIMESIGYLIPRLVIGVLIQVLCSYSTLPLYAIVTQMGGTYKAVIFNESTKTPLQDWAEEVRQRKKRSSLPSLWGLFRRKHKEQSLSATEVQVVRMQSEYSGISRNFRPPADLGV; encoded by the exons ATGTCTTCTTCCCGCGACACGCTGGAGTACGAGCCGACGTGGGTGGTCGCCGCCGTCTGCACCGTCATCGTCGTCATCTCCCTCGCCGTCGAGCGCTTCATCCATTACCTCGGAAAG TTCTTAAAGAGAAAGAAGCAAGATGCACTTGTTCGGGCTTTAGAGAAATTAAAAGAAG AGTTAATGCTTCTCGGATTCATTTCTCTTCTATTAACCGTCTTCCAAGGCCTTATTAGCCACGTTTGCGTCCCAGAAAGTTTCGTTTCTCACATGCTTCCATGTGAGAAGGAAAGCGCCCTGCCTACACAAGAAACTTATGACCAATTAGGACTTTATAATGGGCAGAAGTGGAATACAAGGAGGCTCTTGTCCGAAGTATCCGGTGCTGACTATTGCACAAGCAAG GACGAGAAACCGTTGTTATCACTTGAGGCATTACACCAACTGCATATCTTTATCTTTGTACTTGCGGTTGTCCATGTTATTTTTAGTGCTTCCACAATGGTTCTAGGAGGAGCTAAG ATTAGACAGTGGAAGCATTGGGAGAAACAAATTCAGCGGGACATCCCAAAACAGGATATAG aagCCGCACAAAAACCAGCAAGTGAACACCATGAGTTTGTCAAGGAGCGTGCAATTGGATTTTGGAGAAGGTCGGCTGTTGTAAGCTGGATC ATATCCTTCGTCAAGCAATTTCATGATTCGGTCTCGAAATCAGATTACAGAGCATTAAGAGCAGGATTCATCATG ACTCATTGGCCGCGAAATCCAAAGTTTGATTTTCACGACTACATGATGCGTGCTCTTGAGgatgattttaaaaaagttgTCGGCATAAG CTGGTATCTCTGGCTCTTTGTCGTCATCTTCCTGTTGCTGAATATAAATG GTTGGCACACATACTTTTGGTTATCGTTCTTGCCTCTTCTT CTTCTGCTCATAGTTGGTGCGAAGCTAGAACACATAATAACTCGGTTGGCTCAAGAGGTGGCGGAGAAACTAAACGATAAAACACACGACGCACTAGGAGTGAGAGTGAGGCCATCTGACGAGCACTTCTGGTTCCAGCGGCCCCGCATCGCCCTTTACTTGATCCATTTCATCTTATTTCAAAACTCCTTCGAGATTGCATTTTTCTTCTGGATATGG ACCACCTATGGATTTGACTCGTGCATCATGGAAAGTATTGGCTATCTCATCCCCAGACTCGTTATAGG CGTGCTCATACAAGTGCTCTGCAGCTACAGTACTCTTCCTTTGTATGCCATTGTCACTCAG ATGGGCGGCACGTACAAAGCCGTGATATTCAACGAGTCCACAAAGACACCCCTGCAGGATTGGGCCGAGGAGGTGCGGCAGAGAAAGAAAAGATCCAGTCTGCCTTCTCTGTGGGGACTCTTTCGGCGGAAACACAAGGAGCAGAGTCTTTCTGCCACGGAGGTTCAGGTGGTGAGGATGCAATCGGAATACTCCGGAATTTCTCGTAACTTTCGTCCACCAGCTGATCTAGGAGTGTAA
- the LOC109724952 gene encoding MLO-like protein 1 isoform X3, whose translation MSSSRDTLEYEPTWVVAAVCTVIVVISLAVERFIHYLGKFLKRKKQDALVRALEKLKEELMLLGFISLLLTVFQGLISHVCVPESFVSHMLPCEKESALPTQETYDQLGLYNGQKWNTRRLLSEVSGADYCTSKIRQWKHWEKQIQRDIPKQDIEAAQKPASEHHEFVKERAIGFWRRSAVVSWIISFVKQFHDSVSKSDYRALRAGFIMTHWPRNPKFDFHDYMMRALEDDFKKVVGISWYLWLFVVIFLLLNINGWHTYFWLSFLPLLLLLIVGAKLEHIITRLAQEVAEKLNDKTHDALGVRVRPSDEHFWFQRPRIALYLIHFILFQNSFEIAFFFWIWTTYGFDSCIMESIGYLIPRLVIGVLIQVLCSYSTLPLYAIVTQMGGTYKAVIFNESTKTPLQDWAEEVRQRKKRSSLPSLWGLFRRKHKEQSLSATEVQVVRMQSEYSGISRNFRPPADLGV comes from the exons ATGTCTTCTTCCCGCGACACGCTGGAGTACGAGCCGACGTGGGTGGTCGCCGCCGTCTGCACCGTCATCGTCGTCATCTCCCTCGCCGTCGAGCGCTTCATCCATTACCTCGGAAAG TTCTTAAAGAGAAAGAAGCAAGATGCACTTGTTCGGGCTTTAGAGAAATTAAAAGAAG AGTTAATGCTTCTCGGATTCATTTCTCTTCTATTAACCGTCTTCCAAGGCCTTATTAGCCACGTTTGCGTCCCAGAAAGTTTCGTTTCTCACATGCTTCCATGTGAGAAGGAAAGCGCCCTGCCTACACAAGAAACTTATGACCAATTAGGACTTTATAATGGGCAGAAGTGGAATACAAGGAGGCTCTTGTCCGAAGTATCCGGTGCTGACTATTGCACAAGCAAG ATTAGACAGTGGAAGCATTGGGAGAAACAAATTCAGCGGGACATCCCAAAACAGGATATAG aagCCGCACAAAAACCAGCAAGTGAACACCATGAGTTTGTCAAGGAGCGTGCAATTGGATTTTGGAGAAGGTCGGCTGTTGTAAGCTGGATC ATATCCTTCGTCAAGCAATTTCATGATTCGGTCTCGAAATCAGATTACAGAGCATTAAGAGCAGGATTCATCATG ACTCATTGGCCGCGAAATCCAAAGTTTGATTTTCACGACTACATGATGCGTGCTCTTGAGgatgattttaaaaaagttgTCGGCATAAG CTGGTATCTCTGGCTCTTTGTCGTCATCTTCCTGTTGCTGAATATAAATG GTTGGCACACATACTTTTGGTTATCGTTCTTGCCTCTTCTT CTTCTGCTCATAGTTGGTGCGAAGCTAGAACACATAATAACTCGGTTGGCTCAAGAGGTGGCGGAGAAACTAAACGATAAAACACACGACGCACTAGGAGTGAGAGTGAGGCCATCTGACGAGCACTTCTGGTTCCAGCGGCCCCGCATCGCCCTTTACTTGATCCATTTCATCTTATTTCAAAACTCCTTCGAGATTGCATTTTTCTTCTGGATATGG ACCACCTATGGATTTGACTCGTGCATCATGGAAAGTATTGGCTATCTCATCCCCAGACTCGTTATAGG CGTGCTCATACAAGTGCTCTGCAGCTACAGTACTCTTCCTTTGTATGCCATTGTCACTCAG ATGGGCGGCACGTACAAAGCCGTGATATTCAACGAGTCCACAAAGACACCCCTGCAGGATTGGGCCGAGGAGGTGCGGCAGAGAAAGAAAAGATCCAGTCTGCCTTCTCTGTGGGGACTCTTTCGGCGGAAACACAAGGAGCAGAGTCTTTCTGCCACGGAGGTTCAGGTGGTGAGGATGCAATCGGAATACTCCGGAATTTCTCGTAACTTTCGTCCACCAGCTGATCTAGGAGTGTAA
- the LOC109724952 gene encoding MLO-like protein 13 isoform X2 encodes MSSSRDTLEYEPTWVVAAVCTVIVVISLAVERFIHYLGKFLKRKKQDALVRALEKLKEESFVSHMLPCEKESALPTQETYDQLGLYNGQKWNTRRLLSEVSGADYCTSKDEKPLLSLEALHQLHIFIFVLAVVHVIFSASTMVLGGAKIRQWKHWEKQIQRDIPKQDIEAAQKPASEHHEFVKERAIGFWRRSAVVSWIISFVKQFHDSVSKSDYRALRAGFIMTHWPRNPKFDFHDYMMRALEDDFKKVVGISWYLWLFVVIFLLLNINGWHTYFWLSFLPLLLLLIVGAKLEHIITRLAQEVAEKLNDKTHDALGVRVRPSDEHFWFQRPRIALYLIHFILFQNSFEIAFFFWIWTTYGFDSCIMESIGYLIPRLVIGVLIQVLCSYSTLPLYAIVTQMGGTYKAVIFNESTKTPLQDWAEEVRQRKKRSSLPSLWGLFRRKHKEQSLSATEVQVVRMQSEYSGISRNFRPPADLGV; translated from the exons ATGTCTTCTTCCCGCGACACGCTGGAGTACGAGCCGACGTGGGTGGTCGCCGCCGTCTGCACCGTCATCGTCGTCATCTCCCTCGCCGTCGAGCGCTTCATCCATTACCTCGGAAAG TTCTTAAAGAGAAAGAAGCAAGATGCACTTGTTCGGGCTTTAGAGAAATTAAAAGAAG AAAGTTTCGTTTCTCACATGCTTCCATGTGAGAAGGAAAGCGCCCTGCCTACACAAGAAACTTATGACCAATTAGGACTTTATAATGGGCAGAAGTGGAATACAAGGAGGCTCTTGTCCGAAGTATCCGGTGCTGACTATTGCACAAGCAAG GACGAGAAACCGTTGTTATCACTTGAGGCATTACACCAACTGCATATCTTTATCTTTGTACTTGCGGTTGTCCATGTTATTTTTAGTGCTTCCACAATGGTTCTAGGAGGAGCTAAG ATTAGACAGTGGAAGCATTGGGAGAAACAAATTCAGCGGGACATCCCAAAACAGGATATAG aagCCGCACAAAAACCAGCAAGTGAACACCATGAGTTTGTCAAGGAGCGTGCAATTGGATTTTGGAGAAGGTCGGCTGTTGTAAGCTGGATC ATATCCTTCGTCAAGCAATTTCATGATTCGGTCTCGAAATCAGATTACAGAGCATTAAGAGCAGGATTCATCATG ACTCATTGGCCGCGAAATCCAAAGTTTGATTTTCACGACTACATGATGCGTGCTCTTGAGgatgattttaaaaaagttgTCGGCATAAG CTGGTATCTCTGGCTCTTTGTCGTCATCTTCCTGTTGCTGAATATAAATG GTTGGCACACATACTTTTGGTTATCGTTCTTGCCTCTTCTT CTTCTGCTCATAGTTGGTGCGAAGCTAGAACACATAATAACTCGGTTGGCTCAAGAGGTGGCGGAGAAACTAAACGATAAAACACACGACGCACTAGGAGTGAGAGTGAGGCCATCTGACGAGCACTTCTGGTTCCAGCGGCCCCGCATCGCCCTTTACTTGATCCATTTCATCTTATTTCAAAACTCCTTCGAGATTGCATTTTTCTTCTGGATATGG ACCACCTATGGATTTGACTCGTGCATCATGGAAAGTATTGGCTATCTCATCCCCAGACTCGTTATAGG CGTGCTCATACAAGTGCTCTGCAGCTACAGTACTCTTCCTTTGTATGCCATTGTCACTCAG ATGGGCGGCACGTACAAAGCCGTGATATTCAACGAGTCCACAAAGACACCCCTGCAGGATTGGGCCGAGGAGGTGCGGCAGAGAAAGAAAAGATCCAGTCTGCCTTCTCTGTGGGGACTCTTTCGGCGGAAACACAAGGAGCAGAGTCTTTCTGCCACGGAGGTTCAGGTGGTGAGGATGCAATCGGAATACTCCGGAATTTCTCGTAACTTTCGTCCACCAGCTGATCTAGGAGTGTAA